The sequence CACGCTGCTGGTGAAGCAGCCTGCAGCCTCCTCAGCCGTGTGAGAACGACCGTGCACCCCCACCCTCGTGACGGAAGCTGCCAGCTGCACAGACCACAGACCGGAAAGACAGAGGACGCCCGGCTCTCACATTTCCCAGCTGCTTTTCTTACAGATAGAGGGGGAAAGTGACAACCCTGGTCCTCACCTCCCTCCACACATAGAGAACGCCAACATCTCAAGGCTTGTTTGATGTATAACCAGATTGATCTTGTTCCCAAAAGGGGGAACGACAGTCAGAAGAACGAATTGGATGCCTGGTGTCATGTacttttacttaatttaatttttttaattacttattttagCCAGACTTTCGAGGAACTCCACCCAAGAATGACTGACATGATGGCTGCCAGGTGCTGCCACCAGGGTTTGCTGGGGTACATTCTTCTGCTGGCTAGTCCCAGCCCACGCCTAAACGGGGTGAGCTGATTTCTGCGGTTTTACCTCCTCAGAGACCCAGCCTAGAGACTGTCCAAGGACACAATTACACTCTCTTTAGGCCTGCCCTCCTACAAAGGGCAGAGGGATAAACACCTCCTTGCAGGCAcaagggttggggtgggggtccGAAAACAGCAAGGGAGGGGGAATGCGTGTGTTTGCGTGTGCGGAAGAACAGGGTGCGGAAACCGGGCGTAGAGACGGTAAGGAGGCAGGGTGTCAGTAGAGTAGTGGGGGGCACACACTGGCGGGGTAGAGGTACTAGATGTAAGGCAGGGCGGACGGGGAGGTCGCTCTGTGGGTAATTTCCCTGTCCCCCTCCTCCAGTCCCGGGTCCCCGAAGTCCCCCGGGGTTGGCAGGAGGAAGGAACCTGTGCGTCCCCCGCATCTCCCGGCGCAGAGAGCGCCCTCTCCTTGCTCCCGTCGCCCCAAGGGAGTCCCGGCCCAGATCCTCCGGGGACGGACGTGTCCTCGAGCGCGGGGGCATCACCCGGCCACCTCCGCTCAGCGGCTGTGGGTCCCGCTACCGCCGCCCCGCCCGACAGGGGGCCCCGCCGAGCTGCAGCGGAGGCAGGGCCGCGACGTTCGCGCGGTAATTGCAAACCGGAACCCGAGGACTAAACTGAGAGTTCATTTGTGGTTCAAGTCTGCAGACGCCGCGACATCTGCAAACAGCATCTGATGAAAGGGAGGCAGCGAGTCCCTCGGTCCCCTCGCCGCAGCCGCGATCGCTCCTCGGTGCGTCAGCGTCCCCGACCCTCGTGCGGAGAACTGATCCGGCGGCCGGGGGACGGTCCTCGGCGCCCCCGCCCCATCGGGACCGGGACAGACGGGCAGCCACCACCGCGGACCGGCCTCGTCCAGgaccgcgccccccgcccccccgcgtCCGACCCGagaaggtgaggagaggaggagcGGGGGAGGAAGACCCAGGGCCGGGCCCGTCCTCCAGAAGCCCCCCGACCCTGAGACCAGGCTGCGACCGGCCCGGGGGGCCACTTGCGAGCCAGctgcggggcgggggaggggctgccgCTGGATGAGGAGAGGACAGAAATCCCTAGACCTTCTGCTCTGACCTTGCTCGTCCGGTGCTCTCGGAGGAGTCTGGGAGCCGGCAGGTGGCCAGAGACCAGCAATGACGTCTGGGGTTTCTTGAGGCCTCGGCTCCAGCAGGATGGTTGGAATCCATGCTCGACCCGTCTTTATGACAGAGCAGGTGCTGTCTGTCCTCAGTGAGTTTGCTTAACATCCGGTGCACTTGGTGAGAGCGAATCTTAATCATTTGAGAGAAAAGAGTTTGAGAGGTTAGGAgcggagagaggaggagggagagaacaggGCATgatggagggggagagggagggggcaaagaggcaggagaagggacAGGAAGGTAGATGGTaggaagtgggcagaggagcTCGCTTCCGGTCCAGCAGCCTTGCTCTCACCAGAAGAGGTTTTTGACACGGggtagggaaggaggagaggctaTTTAAAGTGAAGTTTGTTTACgtcacatcttttatttttttttaaataagtaactGCATTTTGATTACTTGCAAAATATTCCTTTGCTATAATTGTTCTTCCCACTGGATTTCAGCAGGTTGTCCTCAGTTGTCCTGGAGCGAACACACCGGGCAGGGCCCACTGGTGAACGTTTATAAACACGCCTGGCTACTTTTGCGCGTTACTCTCCTAAAATGTCGCTGCCATCTCACACTGCACGTCTTCTTTGGAAGATTCTGCTGCTGATAGAAGCCTGGCAGACTCTGGGCCATGGTGAGTGTCCTGGGATCGCCAGACCtgcctgggagggggaggagggaagatgggGAGGGGCTTCACTCAGGTTTCAGCAGGTGGGCGCCTGTCTATGTGCTCTCACCACGGGGAGGGTGTGGTTTAGCTGGAGTGGCTCCCAGGTGTTCCTCACACCCAGTTCTGGGCGTGGACCCCGGCCGCAGGCTCCCCACCTGATACTGTGCTCGCATGTGGCAGCTGTCCCTCTCCTGCCAGGTCCCACCTtctgctccaggaagcctttcctgagtCCCCAGAACCCACCAGGAATTTGGCATGTGTTCCAtggtgtcttttttccctttctgttgaAAGTCCTGTCTGTTCAGCTTATTTTAAGTCCCAGGAGGAGAAAACTGTCGTGTATATTTTGTACTTCACAATTTGGTAGatgttgttaaaaatatttgtcacatGAATCCTCCTGGTAACAGTACGTGCACCTGAGGAGTCCATGGTACCACGCATTTTACATCAAAGTATTTTCCTAAACCTCAGCCAGGTAAAGGGGAGACAGGACAAGGATCCAGAGGATGGAGGGGGCTGGGATGGGGACTCCTCCCGCTGCAGCGAGGCCCTTCAGAGGGAGCCCCAGGGCCACACCTGCATCTTTCTCTCACAGACGCTCACTCTCTTTGCCTCGACCTCACTGTCAAACCTCAGGCCAGACCTGGACAACCCTGGTATGAAGTCCAGGGCTCAGTGGATAGAAAGCCTTTCCTTCAGTATGACAGTGACAGCAAAAAGGTCAGAGCTTTGGGTCTCCTGGGGGAGAAGGTAAACGCCACCAATGCCTGGACAGACTTGACACGAACACTGGGAGAAGTGGGGCAAGAGCTCAGGATGGTCCTGCCTGTCATCAGACTGGAGAAGAACAGGACCAGGGGTAAGTatgggaagggggagaggagatggggacagtcagcaggagagggaggagcagagcacacgcagggaaggggctgggctaACAGAGCTGAACAGGGGTCCAGCCTTAGAGACGAGGTGGATCTAATGGGCAAGAAAGGGCAGGTCACGGAGGAAAGAATACAGGGCCCTCAATGTGCAGAGACACACTTGACCTGCTGGGAGACGGTGGAGCTCTCAAGAGCCCAGGATGATGTCTttgtgtggggggggggttgcAGGTCTTCCCACCCTGCAGGTCAAGCTGTGTTGTCAGCAGGAAGCAGAACGATGCACTGGTGCGTCCTGGCAGTTCAGCATCAACGGACAGACAGCCGTCTTTGACACAATGAGCATGAACTGGACAGTCATTGATCCCGGAGTCAGAGGGATCCAGGAGGAGTGGGAGAACAGCCAGGACCTGGCAGAGCATTTCAGGAAGCTCTCAGCAGGAGACTGCAGTCACTGGCTGAGGGAATTCTTAGAACACTGGGAGAAAGTGCTGGAGCCCACAGGTAACTGAGCAGGGGCAGAGGATGGGGTAGCTCTCTGTAAGGCCTACTGCCTCCCTGTGTGGATGTgagtctgtgtgcgtgtgtgaaaaTTTGACGGATGGATCGATTGATTGATTCCCGGTGGACTTCCTGTCTGGAGAGTCAGCGACTGCCACAGGACTTCCCACCATCCTCCTTTCCCATCCCCCCTCCCTCGAaacagcagccccctcccccattaACCAATGCCCTGGTTGCTAGATGGTCCCCAAATCTCTGCATCATTGCACGTCCAGGCCTttgcttcttcctctgttttagtTATTTCTTAACGAGGTAAAATGCCCCTTCTTTTAAAGCCGTCACCACCCTCCCAGATAGACCTAAGCACCCCCAATTCTGTCATCCTCAAAAAGGCCTACCGACAGTGAACATGTCACCGCATATGCTGATAGATGGACATTTACTGTCTCCCTCAGTCCAAacatgagctccttgaggacagggaacAACCCCTGTTCATCTTTATCCCTCAGGACCTGGTAGAGTGGCTGTCACCTAATGTGTCAGTAAATATGTGGGGGGACATGTGCTGCCTGGGAACATAGGTGTGAGGAAGGTATGTGTATTCTTAAGTTTGACAgagctttgcttttttctttatttagaaccACCATTAAAGACCCCAGACACCCACCAGTCTTCATCCATGTGGATAAATCCAGGGATCATCGCATCAATCGTCATCTGCTTAGTCCTAATTGTCTCAGTCCTAATTGGCATCATCATTATGAAATGTAGGAGAAGATCTGGTACCAGGGAAGGTGAGGAGCAGGCTGGCCTCCGGCTCTCGGGGAGGACATAGTCTGATGAGGACTGGGGAGAGGTGAGCCATGGTCTCACCCCAGCCCTTGTCCACTGCTCCATCTCTACATGGAGACCACACACTTTCACTGCAGGGCTGGAGATTGCTCTGTTGTTCGGGTGGCAGAGGCTGGTGCAGGCAGCACAACAGTGCAGTGAGGGGACAGGCAGACCCAGAATCTACTCccctgtggggcaggggctgagATCTAGAAGGCTTCAGGTGGAGAGTCATCTTGTTGGGATCTATCCCAGGTTTCCCCAGACTTTTGGTGAAAATCTTGCTCTCTGATGATAGCATGATTTAGCTCAACAACTTTTCTGGTGTTGTAACAGCCGACCCATCATCTGAAGCTTCTTCTCTGGACCATGAGAAGGTGATGTTAGACCAAATTTCGGTCACAGAACTGGACTCTTGTTGACAGTCTGGCTGCCAATCTGATATGCAATCTTCTACTCAGAGGTGGGTTTTCCAGGAAGCTACTGAAGCTCAGCTCCAGGACCCTTCACTTGCACGAGCTCCTCTCCTGCCCTAGAAGGGGCCTCGCAATGTGCTGACTGGGTCATTTTGAGAAATTTGCAAAAGTAGGATATTTGCTGACAATCATGAGGACAGCCCGTTTTACTCTGACCCTCTTTCCATCAGGCTTCCCTCTGTGGCAGGTGGAACTGGAGCCACTGCTGACATTGTTTTATTCAATTAAGAGGAAGAATAGTTAGGAACACTTTTGGTTTAATGAGATATATCTGTGTGCTCACACTCACTTTCGTGTACAGATAAATTATTGCTACAGAGAAACCACAAGTCAGCTATGCTGACTGACTAGATGTCAGAACATGTCAATGTGTCTTATGACACCTGGCAGAGTAGAAAGGATGAATAAAGTGATATATTTACAAATGGAACACTATATAGAAATCGATAAAGAATAAACTGCTACACAAAACCTGAATGACTCTTACAGAGAGGATGTTGAGAGGGAAAtgacaaacacaaaagaatatatactctATGATTGCACTTatagaaatttcaaaaacagacaaaactctctTTGGTAATAGGAGTCAGAAGGGTGGATACCTTGGATAATGATCTATAACTTGACCTGAAAGTTGATTATTCAAGaggacttcatttttaaaaatacgtcaAGCTAACCATTAAagtttgttggggctggccccgtggccgagtggttaagttcacgcgctccgctgcaggcggcccagtgttttgttggttcgaatcctgggcgtggacatggcactgctcatcaaaccacgctgaggcagcgtcccacatgccacaattagaaggacccacaacgaagaatatacagctatgtactggggggctttggggagaaaaaggaaaaaaataaaatcttaaaagaaaaaaagaaaagaaagtttgttATACTTTACTGTAGGTGTTACATTTCagcaaaaaaatgtttcaaaatttttttgtagAGGTTTCAGTTCTCATTAATGTCTTGACAAACTAATCATTCTCTCTTGTCAAGGATATACTGAATGATGAATTAAAGTACAAATacagtatacatttttttctaatgggAATCAGACACACTACTCACACttacagagagagacaaaaacacacagagagactgagacacagagacagaggggGAGGGAGCCGTGATATGCTTCCCCAGCTAGTCCTCTTTTTCCGTCACCGCCCTAGCACTAAGAATTCGTTTCTTGCTCCCACTGCTTTCGTCATCCCCATGGTGTCCTCTCCATGCTGACCCAGGCAGGCCTCAGAAATTTCAGATAGCACTTTAGAAAAGCTGGCAGCTCTGGGGTTAAGTTACATTCCTGGGCTCTCTGTGGAGTCCAAAGTTAAGATTCCCTCTCACGAGAAAAATGACCTTCTCCATCTGTGATTCAATGAGGAGCGATGTTACTGATGTAGGAAATGATTCCACCGGTTTAGCACCTTAACCAATGTTTGGTTTTACGACTGGGCCGTGCAGTGAAAAGTTAACTTACCACATCCTAGTGTCCCCACAGGCTTGGCAAATATGACTGAGTCAAACAAGGACCACTGCCCAAAAAGGGCTTCTGCTATGAGTGGTGTGGTGGCAGCAGGGACCCAGGCACTGTAGCTACCTAGACTTGGGTGGGGCTCAGCCTAGCACGGCGGGTGCAGCTCTGTTCACAGGGAAGGGGATCCCATCCACACAGCTGCAGGCACAGGGTCTGGCGTTAACCCCTGGTGGAAGGTGACTGACAAGGGCTTACCTGCCCCACCCAAGCAGGCTGGGGGTGAGGCTGCATTCCCAGTAGCCAAGGGGATTGGTGAGCAgggaaaaaaggcagaagaaCAGTTTTAGAAGCTGGGTCTCAATGGTGAAGATTCTGTGAGGCCTGGGCTGCCATGGACCCCTGGGGGTTGCTGACTGAGCCGGCTTCTTTCTGGCCACCTGGCCTGCTGCTGAAGGGCTATATGCCCGACAGGCTCAGGGCAGGACTAACCTGCTGATGAATGTCGGTGCCCACAGCTGAGCTGGACagagggggcaggcagggcaggcccAGGGAAGGGTGTGTGAGAGTTAAGGAGTGAAAATGTATCCTCACACCGTCTTCCTCCTCTGGACAAACCTCCCCACTTCCCGCCACCAGGAGGATCAGAACCTGAGAAAAAGAGAGTTTGTGTGCCCAGGATAACTTCCTCCTTTGTCACCACTGGCATTTCCTGACATGGCTTTTGCTGAtgtgacagaggagagagaagattggcCAAAACTAAATGACAAGGCGAAAGGGTTGACAGGAAGTGTCTCAAATCAGGAGACACTTGGCAAGGGGTGGGCCCAAGATGAGCAGACCCAGAATCTAGCACAAATGCTTGTTTCTCTTCTGAACATGGTTCCAGGCCCAGAGAGTGCAGCTCAGCTCACCAGAGCTCCTGAGTGTCTGCCAGCGGCTGCTTCCCCATTCTGGCAACTGAGAATGTCAAGACACTGTGTGTCACACcgtctcttcctttttttgttttttgttgttttttttgaggaggattagccctgagctaacatctgtcaccaatcctcctctttttgctgaggaagactggctggccctgagctaacatccgtgcccatcttcctctactttatatgcgggacgcctaccacagcttggcttgccaagcggtgccatgtctgaacccaagatccgaaccagtgaacccggaccgccaagtggaacgtgcgcacttgaccgctgtgccaccaggccagctccccatCTCTGCCTGCTTTCATTAGCCATCCAAGGATTTATGGATTTCAGGAAGAGGATGTTTTCTAATACCTCGCCCCAGGTCATGCCTCTTTTTGCTGGTGGTCCACCTGGACATAGGCACACCTGCACGTGTCCACTAAAAGACGTATTcaagaatgttcatggcagctttattcatcactgccccaaactggaaaaccGCCCGTGTCCATCAGCCGGTGAATGGCCACATCAGTTATAGTTCTGTGCAGCTGAATGCCACAGAGCATTACACAAAAGAAACTACTGTgacatgtaacaacatggatgccTCTACAGACTTATACCGTGCTATTCCACCTGGAGGAAGCTCAAGAACAGGCAAGCCTAGTTCACTGCAGCACAAGGCAGAATACAGTGGTTGTCTCTGAGGAGGGAGGTTTGAGTGAAAAGGGAGTGAGGAGCCTCTGCAGTGGTGAGAATACTCTTATCCTGATCTAGTGGTGGGTacacatctaaatatataaaatttcagtgATTGCACTTAGACTCGCACTACTTGATATTAAACTTATTTTAAGTTATGGTAATCAGAACACTGACATTCTGGTGGGGGTAGAGAAAGactagaccaatggaacagaaagagaGCCGAATCCAGCatggctggtgtccttagaagagggggcaatgtggacacagacacagacgaGCACTGTTTGAAGACGCTGTGAAGATGGAGATACACAAGCAGAAGACACTCACGCGACAGTGGAAGCAGAGATTGAAGCACTGCACCTGCCAGCCAATGAGCTCCAGGGACTGCAGGAGGTGGGAGAGCCCACGGAAAGAACggaccctgcccacaccttgattttggatttcagGCCTCGCTCACCCAGTTGGTGGTTGTAATATGGTGACTTATAatgagaaatatgtatttggtttccatcctgtttctggcacagagctgccGAAACTCTTGGCTTATTGAAAAAAGATACTTTCAGAAGGACTCCGTGCAGCCTCACCGAAGGAACCATATGAGATATTGCTGACTAATCTTCATGCTTCGAAGATAAAAGATATTGACTCATTGATTCACGTTTCTCATTTTGAAAAGGCTCCCCACACCTACCACCCCTCACTGGACTTCTCAACCTGTTGGTGATcttaaattaaatttatcaaaACTTGCCCTAAAACAACAATCACCTGAATGAGAAGCAGGCGACATCTGATGTAGGCTGGGAATCTCAAGACACAGGACCAGGCCTGTATTTCTAATCTTATATCTTCCCCATCCAAACCCTCATAATGCACAAATCATACACCTCCTTCACAATGGCTGCAATGATCGTAGTCCAGAGCACACTAGCAATTCCCATACTCTGTGTGATGCAGGTCAGCTTCCTTGTGTTTTAGATTGCCTTTCTAATATTGTTTAACTATTGCCCCTTTGTCTTTATCACCTCAATTCCTCACTCCTTATTTTAACCTCCTCTAAATTGCATATAAAAATAGGGTAAAACCTTATCGTAAGAGTTTTACTTCTAATATTCCTTTCATAATAACCATCTAAAATCATTTCACGAAATCATCAATTAATTAGCAACAAAATGCCTGGGATGTGGATGAGAGCTGCCTTACTGGTGCTTGTGATGATAAACTACAGTCCACTTTGACCACTTTATCTCACCCTTTCATCCCGACTCTACAGAAACTCCCTGAGTGCCAGTCTTACCAATGGCTGCATATGCGCCAGGACAAACCACACCCGCAATATTCCTGAACTGGTAGCATGGCCTGGATCCTTAGAAGGTTGGAGGAATCTAACCAGAAAAGATGTAGGATTTTCTATAGCATTTTTAAAACCAACTATCGGCTGCCCTCTGGAAAACAAGCCCCAGATATGATTACCTCATTTCACTGGGCGGTCTCTCTCTCACCAGAATGTGGGTACATCTCATAATCTTTCCTTGTGTACTGAAAATATCAATAGCACTACAAAAACTCTGGGTTATTTCCCACTCGATATTTGTAACTTCACCCTTCTCTATGGTTCTGTTGACTGTGAATTCACACCTTGCTGGGATTCAGAAAACCATTATGATGTTACATCCCTTGATGTGTCTATGGTGAGAACACTCCCAAAATAATGGAACTGGCAAGTGGGAAGCTGATATACTCCCCTTAATGGCACCCCTTGGGGTGTAGATCAAAAGTCAGAAGAATGGTGGAAATTAAGTAAAAACTGTAATAGCCTTAATGACCCAACTGACCCTCAACAAAATTAATCTGGCCAAAATCAATCTCATCTACTGTTCCAAGTTTATGGAAACCTTTGCAGTTCCTATAGCCATTCTCCCAACATTGCCAGTTCTGACTGCCATGTCCTCTATGAGAACAATTTCTGATTGTTACATTTCTGATCATGGAATTTCCCTTTTGAACCTATCAAAAGAGACTGGGTGCATGGGCCCATTTATGCCATATCTCTTGAAAACACTGGATACTTCCTTGGATGTGGCTCCAATATTTTTTCCGCTCCCCCCGTTTCCTGGAGGGCTGTCGTGGAAGAGCAGCACTCAGCTCAGATGCCGCCATTAGAAAACATCTTCCTTCCACTGCTCGTGTCCCAAATCTCGGTTTACTCTCATATCAACTCAGGAGAGCCAAGGGAAACTATGACTTTCAGGGACATCCTACATGCAATCCAATTGTAGATAAAACAGGGATGGGGGTGTGCCTTTGCTAGAGCATTATTTCCTGCTTATGGGGTAATTGACCACTAGGTCTGGAGgatattttagcaatatttttttttaaaaaaaacctttaaaatgtgACGCTTAATCtatagaactgtaagataataagtttgcattgttttaagctactaagtttgtggtaatttgttccagcACCGCTAGAAGACTACAGACATTCTCAGAGGGGCCCAGACAACAGAAATGGACAAAAAACGTTCTAAATTTCAAAAGGTAGACTTTGCAAAATTTGTACCTGAAAACAATCCTGGATAAGATTCTAGAAATAGCTTTTAAGGGCCTATTTGGAGAACTCTGACAAAAAACAGTGCTCATCAGGATGGTAGGTCCATTTGTAAATATTCCATGGAGGagtgttaattttgtttaaagtaaCAAACAGTCCACATTCACTGAGACTTTATCCTGTGACAGGTACAGTGCCAGCACTTTACACACGTTTACTCACTACCTTTCACAATCACCCTGTGAGGTCCAGACTCGTCAGTCCTTCTGTTACAGCCCAAGAAGCGAGAAGACAGAGAGGTCTGGGCAGCCAGTGCTGCCAGAATCCAGACCCAGGCAGGCAGCTAGGAACCAGCTCCCACCACCTCAGGGGGAATCCTTGTTTTATCTTTCCTCTAATTGCAAGTggcaaaatgtattttatatatgtaaggTAAAGTTTAAATAAGGAAGGTCACGTGCCTGAGAGGAAAAACAATGTTAAAAGACCTGATGAAGATGTGGTAggtatacacaatgaaatactactcagccataaaaaagatgaagtcttgccatttgtgacaacacagatggaccttgagggtattatgctaagtgaaataagtcagatggagaaagacaaacactgtatgattccacgcTTATGtgagagattaaaacaaaaacaaataaacacatagatgcaaagaacagactggtggttaccagcttcggggaggggggcagggaaaGGGATCAAGGGGGACATTTGgatggtgacagatgaaaactagactttggatggtgaaaataaaaaaagttatgtATGGTACTTCCTCATGATGGCTCatcatttaaagatgaaatttatTCCAAGCATGAAACCAAAGTTCTCATTCACACTGAAACAGCACTTTACATTTGACAAAGCTTTTACATGAAGGCGCTCAAGAGAACTTTCAGCCCAGTTTCTCAGTTTCacaag is a genomic window of Equus przewalskii isolate Varuska chromosome 32, EquPr2, whole genome shotgun sequence containing:
- the LOC103548732 gene encoding retinoic acid early transcript 1E: MSLPSHTARLLWKILLLIEAWQTLGHDAHSLCLDLTVKPQARPGQPWYEVQGSVDRKPFLQYDSDSKKVRALGLLGEKVNATNAWTDLTRTLGEVGQELRMVLPVIRLEKNRTRGLPTLQVKLCCQQEAERCTGASWQFSINGQTAVFDTMSMNWTVIDPGVRGIQEEWENSQDLAEHFRKLSAGDCSHWLREFLEHWEKVLEPTEPPLKTPDTHQSSSMWINPGIIASIVICLVLIVSVLIGIIIMKCRRRSGTREADPSSEASSLDHEKVMLDQISVTELDSC